GGATCAAAATTCTCGCGATAAAGATCGTGATAGATGACTTCGTGGTTGATCTCCTGGAGAGTCTGCGCAGCCGTCGTGGCAATGGCGTGACAGAAACTCCCAACACGTGGATGTCCCAGTACCACGAGCACCTTCATCGCCTCAGTTTCCTCCTCTGTCCCAGGTGATTTTTTCCAGATTTCTTGTCCCCACTCGAGCAGGGCTGCCCGTACAAGTGAGACTTCCTATCCCACGGTCATCCCTGGCGTTTACAACACGGATCCAGTGATCCACGATAAATGCCCGAACCGCCTGGCGGTGAAAACGCCCGGCGGTCCGTTTCTCCGTTCTCTAATCGGGCGGCGAGCGATTCACCCCCGAGCCCGCCGGACATTCGCCGCGTTCCAGCGGCGGTGGATCTTCTGGAGAAATGGTGAAAGCGGCAATGATCTCTGGAGGAATACGGGTCGGCTGCCCGGTCTTGTAATTGACAAACGCCCACAGCGTTTCTGCCCGAGCAAGCAGTTCCCCGTCGCGGCTGCGATAAATCCGGTACTTCCGCCGGGAAGTTACTTTTTTAAAGTCCGCGACCCAGGTTTGCACGACGATTTCATCTCCCAGCCGGGCCGGGGCTAGATACTCGATGGTATGCGACCGCACGACCCAGCCGGCACCCAGCGCCAGGTGCCGGTCGGGCGACCATCCACAGGCCGTGGAATGGGCGACGGCGGCGTCCTGAAGCCACTGCACGTAGGCCACGTTGTTGGCGTGCCCCAGGGCGTCAATTTCCTCCGGTTGAACCAGGTGATGGTGATTAAAAACGGCCGTCATCGCCAACAATGACCCCAAAGAGTACCGGTGCACGTAGTTTAATTACGCCCAAAGGCTGGCTTCGGTTTGCCCCCCATGTGCCCGTTTCTCCCGCGCCGAACGTCCTATCTGCCAATTTTGTTCGGATTTCGCCCCGTTGTAGCGACGCGTGCTTTCGCGGAACACGTTGCGTTCACCGCCACAAATCGTCTCCTGCAAAAGGATGGATGGGTCCCAGTCCTTTCGGTTTCGGCAGCACCTTCAGAATTTCCTCGGCGAGCTTTAGATCGTCTCTAGTGGTGATCTTGATGTTGAGCGACGAGCCCGGCACGACGTGTACTTTCTTTCCCAGCCGCTCCACAAGCTGCGCGTCGTCGGTAGCCGGGAATCCTCCTCGTTTTTCGTAGGCTTCCAGCAACCAATCTCGCCGAAAAACCTGCGGCGTTTGAGCTTCCCATAGTTCTTCCCGGGGCTGCGTTGCGACGATGACTCCCGATTGATCCACACGCTTCAACGTGGCGGTGACAGGCACCGCCAGGATGGCGGCCCCGGTCTGTTGCGCTTTCTGGAAGACGGCATCAATCCACAGTTCACTCAGGCACGGACGGGCGGCATCGTGAACGCAGACGAACTCGGCGTCCGATTTCACGTGGCGGAGGGCGTTGTGCACCGAGTCGGCACGCTCCCGACCTCCTTCGACCACCTGCACACCCAGCAGTGTGATGTCGGCACTGAATCGCGAAAGAAAATCCTCGCGATCGTCAGGCGCCACGGCCACGATGATCTGGATGACGTCCTCCCGCTGAGAAAATCGATGGAGACTGTGGAGCCAGACAGCCCGCCCAGCCAAGGGCGCAAACGGTTTCTTGTAATGTTTGTCCTGAAACCGCGAACTGGCCCCCGCTGCCGGTAAAATGACGGCGAATCGTGCCACAGCAAACTCCCTTCCTCCACGACCTTAAGCAACTTAATCTGGAAAGCCGGATCGATTTCTTCACCATCGGCGGAAACCGGCTTTCTGTCAACGGCGGGAGCCCGGCACCTTATTTCCGTCTGGAGGACCTCATCACCAGGGAGTACCTGAAAACGTGGATCCTCAAAGGACGCGCAGGACGCGGACCTGACAAGCAGGTCCATCCGAAGGCCCCGGGTCCGGGCGGAACCGGGCCCTCCAGTCCATCCCTGGAGGGACGCCTTCCACGGCGTCCGTCGCATGCCGGAGGGGCACGCCTGTCGTGCCCAGCGAATAGGTCAACCTCGGCAAAAGTCAAAAAGCGGACCTGACCAGCAGGTCAACCCGGACCGATTCCCGAACAAAGCCGATTCCAGATCGGCGCTTTGTTCGATGTGCGGGTGAAAAACCGGGCGAAATCTCCTTCGGCGGAGTTGCCAGCCGGGGGGAAATCGGATACAGTAATCATAAGATGAGTGGTTAGATGTGCATGATATGGCCTGCCCTGGGGCGGGGTCGGAGATTCATCCGCGGGAAAGTTCGGGGCGTGGCGCAGCCTGGATTAGCGCGCTTGCTTGGGGTGCAAGAGGTCACCGGTTCGAATCCGGTCGCCCCGACTTGCCGATGCTTTTTCGTGAATACGACGAAACACGGACGTGAGTATTTCACGAACTACCGACCCCGGGTTACAAGCCGCCGAATCTCGCGTCGAAATCTTCGGCGGTTTTAATCTGTGCTCGGCTGCTCGGTTCATCAGGTCAAACAATCTTGACCGGCCCACAGAAATCGCCTATCTTATCGGGCCGTCGTGCCCGCTTGGAAAATTCTCCGGATTTTGCCGATACAAGGACTTGGTAGCGCCAAGATATTGACTACCCTGCAGCACGGATGTCCGCCTGAACGCAGCTTTCAGGAGTCCGCACGGATGACGCAGACCCGCCGTTCCCTGTTCTGGTGGTGTATTGCCGGAGTGGTGCTTCCCGCGTCTCTTGTCACTGCCGGATGTGCCACGACGCATGCTGAGCGGGGAGCCCTTTTCGGCGGACTTCTCGGAGCTGGGACCGGGGCCATCATCGGTAATGCCGCGGGAAACACCCTTGCTGGAACGGCCATAGGGGCTGGCGTGGGAGCTCTCGCCGGATCGGCCATCGGTGACAGCCTCGACGAAATGGAGGCTCAAAATCGTGCCCTGATTGCCCAACAGCTTGGGCGGGAAATCCCGGCGGGCGCTGTCACATTTGATGACGTCATTGCCATGACCAAGGCCGGCGTCGCCGAAGAACTCATCGTCAACCATATTCGCATCAACGGAATGGTTCGTCAGCCAACCACGGATGATATCATCCGGCTACAGAAAGAGGGTGTCAGCGTGAACGTCATCAAAGCGATGCAGGAGCCGCCTTTGCGTCGCCAACCCAGTAATGACCGGCCCATCGTCATTCGCGAGTCAAGCCCTCCGCCGGTCATCATTTATGAGCGCGATCCCTGGTGGTGGGGACCTCCCTGGCCGCATTATCACTACC
This is a stretch of genomic DNA from Thermogutta terrifontis. It encodes these proteins:
- a CDS encoding acyl-CoA thioesterase: MTAVFNHHHLVQPEEIDALGHANNVAYVQWLQDAAVAHSTACGWSPDRHLALGAGWVVRSHTIEYLAPARLGDEIVVQTWVADFKKVTSRRKYRIYRSRDGELLARAETLWAFVNYKTGQPTRIPPEIIAAFTISPEDPPPLERGECPAGSGVNRSPPD
- the ispD gene encoding 2-C-methyl-D-erythritol 4-phosphate cytidylyltransferase, whose translation is MARFAVILPAAGASSRFQDKHYKKPFAPLAGRAVWLHSLHRFSQREDVIQIIVAVAPDDREDFLSRFSADITLLGVQVVEGGRERADSVHNALRHVKSDAEFVCVHDAARPCLSELWIDAVFQKAQQTGAAILAVPVTATLKRVDQSGVIVATQPREELWEAQTPQVFRRDWLLEAYEKRGGFPATDDAQLVERLGKKVHVVPGSSLNIKITTRDDLKLAEEILKVLPKPKGLGPIHPFAGDDLWR
- a CDS encoding glycine zipper domain-containing protein; the protein is MTQTRRSLFWWCIAGVVLPASLVTAGCATTHAERGALFGGLLGAGTGAIIGNAAGNTLAGTAIGAGVGALAGSAIGDSLDEMEAQNRALIAQQLGREIPAGAVTFDDVIAMTKAGVAEELIVNHIRINGMVRQPTTDDIIRLQKEGVSVNVIKAMQEPPLRRQPSNDRPIVIRESSPPPVIIYERDPWWWGPPWPHYHYHYRYYRPRPGVSWGITFHN